From a single Cnuibacter physcomitrellae genomic region:
- the hrcA gene encoding heat-inducible transcriptional repressor HrcA: MVSERSLEVLRVIVQDYVANREPVGSKTIVERHSFGVSAATIRNDMAQLEEEELIAAPHTSSGRVPTDKGYRLFVDHLSELRPLSSAQRHAIEAFLGASADLDDVLARTVRLLSQLTHQVALVQYPSRHQARVRHVELVSLAPRRLMSVAIFDSGQVEQRVIETPADVDASTLADFRAVVNSVVVDRGLLDAAAALDVLAAADARDGVESSILATLQEQFAANRQEKLIIAGAANLVRTEEDFRGSILPVLEAVEEQVTLLRLFSEMEADQRGVSVSIGRENESFGLGETSVLASGYSGSGSAVSRLGVLGPLRMDYSSNISAVRAVARYLTRLLGEA, from the coding sequence ATGGTGTCCGAACGCAGCCTCGAGGTCCTCAGGGTCATCGTGCAGGACTACGTGGCCAACCGCGAGCCCGTCGGCTCGAAGACGATCGTCGAGCGCCACTCCTTCGGGGTCTCGGCGGCGACCATCCGCAACGACATGGCGCAGCTGGAGGAGGAGGAGCTCATCGCGGCTCCGCACACGTCCTCCGGGCGCGTGCCCACCGACAAGGGGTACCGCCTCTTCGTCGACCACCTGTCCGAGCTCCGTCCGCTCTCGTCCGCCCAGCGGCACGCCATCGAGGCCTTCCTCGGGGCCTCCGCCGACCTCGACGACGTGCTCGCCCGCACGGTCCGCCTGCTCTCGCAGCTCACCCACCAGGTGGCTCTCGTGCAGTACCCGTCGCGGCACCAGGCCAGGGTCCGTCACGTCGAGCTCGTCTCGCTGGCGCCGAGGCGCCTGATGTCCGTCGCGATCTTCGACTCGGGGCAGGTCGAGCAGCGCGTCATCGAGACGCCCGCCGACGTCGATGCGAGCACGCTCGCCGACTTCCGTGCCGTGGTCAACAGCGTGGTCGTCGATCGTGGGCTCCTCGACGCCGCCGCCGCCCTCGACGTGCTCGCCGCGGCCGACGCCCGCGACGGCGTGGAGTCGAGCATCCTCGCGACCCTCCAGGAGCAGTTCGCCGCCAACCGGCAGGAGAAGCTCATCATCGCCGGCGCCGCGAACCTGGTGCGCACCGAGGAGGACTTCCGCGGCAGCATCCTCCCCGTGCTCGAGGCGGTGGAGGAGCAGGTGACGCTCCTGCGTCTGTTCAGCGAGATGGAGGCCGACCAGCGCGGCGTCTCGGTGAGCATCGGCCGCGAGAACGAGTCGTTCGGCCTCGGTGAGACCTCGGTGCTCGCCAGCGGCTACAGCGGCAGCGGCTCGGCCGTCTCGCGTCTGGGCGTTCTGGGGCCGCTCCGTATGGACTACTCGAGCAACATCTCGGCCGTGCGCGCCGTCGCGCGGTACCTCACCCGTCTCCTCGGCGAGGCCTGA
- a CDS encoding DUF4870 domain-containing protein, giving the protein MTDPNNPYDPNAGQPTPPPQGGYQQPPQQPGYQQPQQPGYQQPGYQQPQQPGYQQPYGAAPAAAPLSPAEDKQWAFLAQLGGILGWIPPLIIWLIFKDRGPLTNQEGKESLNFQITVAIFVVGLYIIGTITAFIFIGFLFYFLAWAVQIVGLIFAIIAGVKVNQGGTYRYFFNFRFIK; this is encoded by the coding sequence GTGACCGACCCCAACAACCCCTACGACCCCAACGCCGGTCAGCCCACGCCTCCCCCGCAGGGCGGATACCAGCAGCCCCCGCAGCAGCCCGGCTACCAGCAGCCTCAGCAGCCCGGCTACCAGCAGCCCGGGTACCAGCAGCCTCAGCAGCCCGGGTACCAGCAGCCGTACGGCGCCGCTCCCGCCGCGGCCCCGCTCAGCCCGGCCGAGGACAAGCAGTGGGCGTTCCTCGCGCAGCTCGGCGGCATCCTCGGCTGGATCCCGCCGCTCATCATCTGGCTCATCTTCAAGGACCGCGGCCCCCTCACCAACCAGGAGGGCAAGGAGTCGCTGAACTTCCAGATCACCGTCGCGATCTTCGTGGTCGGCCTCTACATCATCGGCACGATCACGGCCTTCATCTTCATCGGCTTCCTGTTCTACTTCCTCGCGTGGGCGGTGCAGATCGTCGGCCTCATCTTCGCGATCATCGCGGGTGTGAAGGTGAACCAGGGCGGCACCTACCGCTACTTCTTCAACTTCCGCTTCATCAAGTAG
- the hemW gene encoding radical SAM family heme chaperone HemW yields the protein MAGALPLGDPAPPDGLLPLADAELSSSRDLGLYVHVPFCRVRCGYCDFNTYTSGELKGARPSDYASQASAELRFAADVLDASGVVSRPFSTVFLGGGTPTMLPAADLVRMLGTAREVAGLAEGAEVTTEANPDSVDERYLAELAEGGFTRVSFGMQSAVPSVLATLDRTHDPERIPHVVRWARAAGLQVSLDLIYGAPGETLDDWRRSVDAVLENGPDHVSAYALIVEQGTRLARQIRTGSVPEPDDDLQADMYELADDAFAAHGYEWYEVSNWSRSTGTRSRHNLGYWLGHDWWGVGPGAHSHVGATRWWNVKHPSAYASRIAEGVSPAAGRERIGAASAELERILLLTRVREGIALSSLLPTARREVAGLLADGLVDPAAAFAGTLTLTRRGRLLADAVVRRLT from the coding sequence GTGGCCGGAGCGCTTCCCCTCGGAGACCCGGCGCCGCCCGACGGACTCCTGCCCCTCGCCGACGCCGAGCTCTCGTCGTCGCGCGACCTCGGCCTCTACGTGCACGTCCCCTTCTGCCGAGTGCGCTGCGGCTACTGCGACTTCAACACGTACACCTCGGGCGAGTTGAAGGGCGCGCGTCCGTCCGACTACGCGTCGCAGGCGTCCGCCGAGCTGCGGTTCGCCGCCGACGTGCTCGATGCCTCGGGCGTCGTCTCGCGCCCCTTCTCGACGGTGTTCCTCGGCGGCGGCACCCCGACGATGCTGCCCGCCGCCGACCTGGTGCGGATGCTCGGCACGGCTCGCGAGGTCGCCGGTCTCGCCGAGGGCGCCGAGGTCACGACCGAGGCGAACCCCGACTCCGTCGACGAGCGCTACCTCGCCGAGCTGGCGGAGGGGGGCTTCACCCGCGTGAGCTTCGGGATGCAGTCGGCGGTGCCGTCGGTGCTCGCGACGCTCGATCGCACCCACGACCCGGAGCGCATCCCGCACGTGGTGCGTTGGGCGCGCGCGGCGGGGCTGCAGGTCTCGCTCGACCTCATCTACGGGGCGCCGGGGGAGACCCTCGACGACTGGCGCCGCTCGGTCGACGCGGTCCTCGAGAACGGGCCGGACCACGTCTCCGCGTACGCGCTCATCGTCGAGCAGGGCACCCGGCTCGCCCGGCAGATCCGCACGGGATCGGTCCCCGAGCCCGACGACGACCTGCAGGCCGACATGTACGAGCTCGCCGACGACGCCTTCGCCGCCCACGGGTACGAGTGGTACGAGGTGAGCAACTGGTCGCGGTCCACCGGGACGCGCTCGCGGCACAACCTCGGCTACTGGCTCGGCCACGACTGGTGGGGTGTCGGTCCCGGTGCGCACAGCCACGTCGGCGCCACGCGCTGGTGGAACGTGAAGCACCCGTCGGCGTACGCGTCGCGCATCGCGGAGGGGGTGTCGCCCGCCGCCGGTCGCGAGCGGATCGGCGCCGCGTCCGCCGAGCTCGAGCGCATCCTGCTGCTCACACGGGTGCGCGAGGGGATCGCCCTGTCGTCGTTGCTCCCGACCGCGCGTCGCGAGGTGGCGGGCCTCCTCGCCGACGGCCTCGTCGACCCCGCCGCCGCCTTCGCCGGCACCCTCACCCTCACCCGCCGCGGCCGCCTCCTCGCCGACGCCGTCGTCCGCCGCCTCACCTGA
- a CDS encoding DUF1990 family protein produces MSAETARPVRRTSAGVPLTYAAVGATKADDLLAYPPAGFRPVERRVRLGSGDARFAAASSKLLAWGVQRGAGLEVRNIQLPAPSDTDYAGLLYDAAGTAVGTRVAHPEQTYEADGTPQVAAGATADLTVRAFGRSFTAPVRVVYEVAEPGRVGFAYGTLPGHPASGEESFVVEHYQDDSVWLVVRAFSRPSTWYYRLAAPLVRFMQAGITRRYLRALSPASGA; encoded by the coding sequence GTGAGCGCCGAGACGGCGCGACCCGTGCGCCGCACCTCCGCGGGGGTGCCGCTCACGTACGCCGCCGTCGGAGCGACGAAGGCCGACGACCTCCTCGCGTATCCGCCCGCCGGGTTCCGGCCCGTCGAGCGCCGGGTGCGGCTGGGCAGCGGCGACGCCCGCTTCGCCGCTGCCTCGTCAAAGCTCCTCGCCTGGGGCGTGCAGCGCGGCGCCGGCCTCGAGGTGCGCAACATCCAGCTGCCCGCCCCGAGCGACACCGACTACGCGGGCCTGCTCTACGACGCGGCCGGGACGGCCGTCGGGACGCGGGTCGCGCATCCGGAGCAGACGTACGAGGCGGACGGCACGCCGCAGGTCGCCGCCGGCGCCACCGCCGACCTCACGGTGCGGGCGTTCGGGCGGTCCTTCACCGCGCCGGTGCGCGTCGTCTACGAGGTGGCCGAGCCCGGACGGGTCGGCTTCGCCTACGGCACCCTGCCCGGGCATCCGGCCAGCGGCGAGGAGTCCTTCGTGGTCGAGCACTACCAGGACGACTCGGTCTGGCTCGTGGTGCGCGCCTTCTCGCGTCCGTCCACCTGGTACTACCGGCTCGCGGCCCCGCTCGTCCGCTTCATGCAGGCCGGCATCACGCGCCGCTACCTCCGAGCCCTCTCACCCGCCAGCGGGGCCTGA
- the lepA gene encoding translation elongation factor 4, whose amino-acid sequence MSPTALKPLEPASTNPAQIRNFCIIAHIDHGKSTLADRMLQITGVVSDRDMRAQYLDRMDIERERGITIKSQAVRMPWSVGGETFALNMIDTPGHVDFTYEVSRSLAACEGAILLVDAAQGIEAQTLANLYLALENDLQIIPVLNKIDLPAAEPEKYAAELANLIGGDPADVLRVSGKTGVGVEELLDRVVELIPAPVGEADAAARAMIFDSVYDAYRGVITYVRMIDGELKPRERIQMMSTKATHEILEIGVSSPEPTPSKGLGVGEVGYLITGVKDVRQSKVGDTVTTAAKPATQALPGYTEPLPMVFSGLYPIDGSDYPLLREALDKLKLSDAALAYEPETSVALGFGFRCGFLGLLHLEIISERLEREFGLDLIATAPSVIYHVTTEDKKEIEVTNPSEFPAGKIASVSEPVVNAAILAPKDYVGVIMELCQSRRGTLQGMDYLGEDRVEIKYTMPLGEIVFDFFDQLKSKTAGYASLDYEPAGEQEADLVKVDILLQGERVDAFSAIVHRDKAYAYGVLMTSRLRELIPRQQFEVPIQAAIGARIIARESIRAMRKDVLAKCYGGDISRKRKLLEKQKEGKKRMKMVGRVEVPQEAFIAALSGDVEKKDKK is encoded by the coding sequence GTGAGCCCTACAGCGCTGAAGCCGCTCGAGCCCGCGTCGACGAACCCCGCGCAGATCCGCAACTTCTGCATCATCGCGCACATCGACCACGGGAAGTCCACCCTCGCCGACCGCATGCTGCAGATCACGGGCGTCGTCTCCGATCGCGACATGCGCGCCCAGTACCTCGACCGCATGGACATCGAGCGCGAGCGCGGCATCACCATCAAGAGCCAGGCCGTGCGCATGCCCTGGTCGGTCGGCGGCGAGACCTTCGCGCTGAACATGATCGACACCCCGGGCCACGTCGACTTCACCTACGAGGTCAGCCGCTCGCTCGCCGCGTGCGAGGGCGCGATCCTCCTGGTCGACGCCGCGCAGGGCATCGAGGCGCAGACCCTCGCGAACCTCTACCTGGCGCTCGAGAACGACCTCCAGATCATCCCGGTGCTCAACAAGATCGACCTCCCTGCGGCCGAGCCGGAGAAGTACGCCGCCGAGCTCGCGAACCTCATCGGCGGCGACCCGGCCGACGTGCTCCGTGTCTCAGGCAAGACCGGCGTCGGCGTCGAGGAGCTCCTCGACCGCGTGGTCGAGCTCATCCCCGCCCCGGTGGGCGAGGCGGATGCGGCGGCCCGCGCCATGATCTTCGACTCGGTCTACGACGCCTACCGCGGTGTCATCACCTACGTCCGGATGATCGACGGCGAGCTGAAGCCGCGCGAGCGCATCCAGATGATGTCGACGAAGGCGACCCACGAGATCCTCGAGATCGGGGTGTCGAGCCCGGAGCCCACGCCGAGCAAGGGCTTGGGCGTCGGCGAGGTGGGCTACCTCATCACCGGTGTGAAGGACGTCCGTCAGTCGAAGGTCGGCGACACGGTGACCACCGCCGCGAAGCCCGCCACACAGGCGCTGCCCGGCTACACCGAGCCGCTGCCGATGGTGTTCTCGGGCCTCTACCCGATCGACGGCAGCGACTACCCGCTGCTGCGCGAGGCGCTCGACAAGCTCAAGCTGTCGGATGCGGCGCTCGCCTACGAGCCCGAGACCTCGGTCGCTCTGGGGTTCGGCTTCCGCTGCGGATTCCTCGGCCTCCTCCACCTCGAGATCATCAGCGAGCGCCTCGAGCGCGAGTTCGGCCTCGACCTCATCGCCACGGCTCCGAGCGTGATCTACCACGTCACGACGGAGGACAAGAAGGAGATCGAGGTCACCAACCCGAGCGAGTTCCCCGCGGGCAAGATCGCGAGCGTGTCCGAGCCCGTCGTGAACGCCGCGATCCTGGCGCCGAAGGACTACGTCGGCGTGATCATGGAGCTCTGCCAGAGCCGCCGCGGCACCCTGCAGGGCATGGACTACCTCGGTGAAGACCGCGTCGAGATCAAGTACACGATGCCGCTCGGCGAGATCGTGTTCGACTTCTTCGACCAGCTGAAGTCCAAGACGGCGGGCTACGCCTCCCTCGACTACGAGCCCGCGGGTGAGCAGGAGGCCGACCTCGTGAAGGTCGACATCCTCCTCCAGGGCGAGCGAGTCGACGCGTTCAGCGCGATCGTGCACCGCGACAAGGCCTACGCCTACGGCGTGCTGATGACGAGCCGGCTCCGCGAGCTGATCCCTCGGCAGCAGTTCGAGGTCCCCATCCAGGCGGCGATCGGCGCCCGCATCATCGCCCGCGAGTCCATCCGCGCCATGCGCAAGGACGTCCTCGCGAAGTGCTACGGCGGCGACATCTCCCGCAAGCGCAAGCTCCTCGAGAAGCAGAAGGAGGGCAAGAAGCGCATGAAGATGGTGGGCCGGGTCGAGGTCCCCCAGGAGGCGTTCATCGCCGCCCTCTCCGGCGACGTCGAGAAGAAGGACAAGAAGTGA
- a CDS encoding NAD-dependent epimerase/dehydratase family protein has product MAILLTGATGYIGSHVLQILRAQGRDVVALVRDESKARQVEAAGATAAIGTIGDRGLVEQLATDSDGVIQLAAPGDGSDAEVTETFVDAVLAGLEGSDKPFVHTSGIWVYGSNADISETSPLDPPALTAWRVPLDERVQKAEGVKTTVIAPGIVYGHGGGIPALVAGADQVDGALQLIGSGDQHWTTVFVDDLAELYVLAFDLAEGGSRYIGAGGDNPTVHELGVAAATAAGLEGRVVPTTIDEVHAKLGVPFGDALLLDQQARGTSARIDLGWEPNGPTLVEELRSGSYTG; this is encoded by the coding sequence ATGGCCATCCTCCTCACCGGCGCGACCGGATACATCGGTTCCCATGTCCTCCAGATCCTCCGTGCGCAGGGCCGCGACGTCGTCGCCCTCGTCCGCGACGAGTCGAAGGCGCGCCAGGTCGAGGCGGCCGGCGCCACCGCCGCGATCGGGACCATCGGCGACCGCGGCCTCGTCGAGCAGCTCGCCACCGACAGCGACGGCGTGATCCAGCTCGCCGCCCCCGGCGACGGTTCGGATGCGGAGGTCACCGAGACCTTCGTCGACGCGGTCCTCGCGGGCCTGGAGGGCAGCGACAAGCCCTTCGTGCACACCTCGGGCATCTGGGTCTACGGATCGAACGCCGACATCTCGGAGACGTCTCCGCTCGACCCGCCCGCGCTCACCGCGTGGCGCGTCCCTCTCGACGAGCGCGTGCAGAAGGCGGAGGGCGTGAAGACCACCGTCATCGCCCCCGGCATCGTCTACGGCCACGGCGGCGGCATCCCCGCACTCGTCGCGGGCGCCGACCAGGTCGATGGCGCGCTGCAGCTCATCGGCTCGGGCGACCAGCACTGGACCACCGTCTTCGTCGACGACCTCGCGGAGCTCTACGTCCTCGCCTTCGACCTCGCCGAGGGAGGATCCCGGTACATCGGCGCGGGCGGCGACAACCCGACCGTGCACGAGCTCGGCGTGGCCGCAGCGACCGCAGCCGGCCTGGAGGGCCGGGTCGTCCCGACCACGATCGACGAGGTGCATGCGAAGCTCGGCGTACCCTTCGGCGACGCCCTGCTGCTCGACCAGCAGGCGCGGGGCACGTCGGCCCGCATCGACCTCGGCTGGGAGCCGAACGGCCCCACGCTCGTCGAGGAGCTGCGCAGCGGGTCCTACACGGGCTGA
- a CDS encoding ketopantoate reductase family protein, whose product MTVAVIGAGAVGGTLAAALDRAGRDVVVTARGEHREAIRRDGLLLTGGWGDHRARVAVREALDERPDLAIIAVKAQDADRAVAENASALRGTDVLVVQNGLGGAERVAAALPESAVLGGLALYAASFLSPGRVAITTPGPTILGPVDADRDAEALARVASALGAAVPVTTTTNLVGAQWTKLIVNQVNALPAITGMSVQDVVRVPVLRQVMTASMREAVVVARARGVRFEPMSGLGEGLLTVFSMAPLRWAEILPQQMARRMGSTPNPGSTLQSIRRGQPTEIDHLNGAVVAEGRAVGLPTPVNERLVALVHEVESTGRFVPPARVPREVFRRR is encoded by the coding sequence ATGACCGTCGCGGTGATCGGCGCCGGAGCGGTCGGCGGGACCCTGGCCGCCGCCCTCGACCGCGCTGGACGGGACGTCGTGGTCACCGCCCGCGGAGAGCACCGCGAGGCCATCCGGCGAGACGGGCTCCTGCTGACGGGCGGATGGGGCGACCACCGGGCCCGGGTGGCGGTGCGGGAGGCCCTGGACGAGCGCCCGGACCTCGCGATCATCGCCGTGAAGGCGCAGGACGCCGATCGTGCCGTCGCCGAGAACGCCTCGGCGCTCCGGGGCACCGATGTGCTCGTGGTGCAGAACGGTCTCGGCGGGGCCGAGCGCGTCGCTGCCGCGCTGCCCGAGTCCGCGGTGCTCGGCGGGCTGGCGCTCTACGCGGCCTCGTTCCTCTCGCCCGGGCGTGTGGCGATCACCACCCCCGGACCGACCATCCTCGGGCCGGTGGACGCCGACCGCGATGCCGAGGCCCTGGCGCGGGTCGCGAGCGCGCTCGGCGCCGCCGTGCCCGTCACGACGACGACGAACCTCGTGGGCGCCCAGTGGACGAAGCTCATCGTCAACCAGGTCAACGCGCTGCCCGCCATCACGGGGATGAGCGTGCAGGACGTGGTGCGGGTGCCCGTGCTGAGACAGGTGATGACCGCGTCGATGCGCGAGGCGGTGGTCGTCGCCCGGGCGCGCGGCGTCCGCTTCGAGCCGATGTCCGGGCTCGGCGAGGGACTGCTCACCGTGTTCTCGATGGCGCCCCTGCGCTGGGCGGAGATCCTCCCTCAGCAGATGGCACGGCGGATGGGGTCGACGCCCAATCCCGGTTCGACGCTGCAGAGCATCCGCCGTGGTCAGCCCACCGAGATCGACCACCTCAACGGGGCGGTCGTCGCCGAAGGCAGGGCGGTCGGCCTGCCGACCCCGGTGAACGAGCGCCTGGTCGCGCTGGTCCACGAGGTCGAGTCGACGGGCCGGTTCGTCCCTCCCGCGCGGGTGCCGCGCGAGGTGTTCCGCCGGCGCTGA
- a CDS encoding pyridoxal phosphate-dependent aminotransferase, whose translation MPRLASHTDTVPPSGIRRVFELAHSLDDVVYLAVGEPDVEVAPHILEAAAAAWTADQTDYTPNGGIVPLRDAIRDDLRARHGVEVDRERVWVTNGATGALHLAMNLVLDAGDEVLVPDPGYTTFTMNAHLLSAEPVPYPLHPDRGFAPDLDELARLLTDRTRAIIVNSPSNPLGAIFPRETMERILSFAREHDLWVISDEVYERFTYGVPHTSMLGLGDDERVLAVFSASKTYALTGARVGWLVTPPGFAPLLRSAQEAIVSCINTPAQIAVVAALTGDQEHVDRAAVHYRENLDVATTLLRERGIRYLEPSGAFYLWVDLSYATEGDVAAWAERFLIERRVAVAPGSAFGRMGEGWIRVCVAASEADLVEGLSRLPDPPQPATAPTAPVAAASATAAPAEAARTEAARPESTRPEVAR comes from the coding sequence ATGCCGCGTCTCGCGTCCCATACCGACACCGTTCCCCCGTCCGGCATCCGACGCGTCTTCGAGCTCGCACACTCGCTCGACGACGTCGTGTACCTCGCCGTCGGCGAGCCCGACGTGGAGGTGGCCCCCCACATCCTGGAGGCGGCCGCAGCCGCCTGGACGGCCGATCAGACCGACTACACGCCCAACGGCGGCATCGTGCCCCTGCGCGACGCGATCCGCGACGACCTGAGGGCGCGCCACGGCGTCGAGGTCGACCGGGAGCGGGTGTGGGTGACGAACGGCGCGACCGGGGCCCTGCACCTGGCGATGAACCTGGTGCTCGACGCGGGTGACGAGGTGCTGGTGCCCGACCCGGGCTACACGACCTTCACCATGAACGCCCACCTGCTGTCGGCCGAGCCCGTGCCGTACCCGCTCCATCCCGACCGCGGCTTCGCCCCCGACCTCGACGAGCTCGCCCGTCTCCTCACCGATCGGACGCGGGCCATCATCGTCAACTCGCCGTCCAACCCGCTCGGCGCGATCTTCCCGCGCGAGACGATGGAGCGCATCCTGTCCTTCGCCCGCGAGCACGACCTGTGGGTGATCAGCGACGAGGTGTACGAGCGCTTCACCTACGGGGTGCCGCACACGAGCATGCTGGGCCTCGGCGACGACGAGAGGGTGCTCGCGGTGTTCTCCGCGTCGAAGACGTACGCCTTGACCGGCGCGCGCGTGGGGTGGCTCGTCACGCCTCCGGGCTTCGCGCCGCTGCTGCGGTCGGCGCAGGAGGCGATCGTGAGCTGCATCAACACCCCGGCCCAGATCGCGGTGGTCGCCGCGCTCACCGGCGACCAGGAGCACGTCGACCGCGCCGCGGTCCACTACCGCGAGAACCTCGACGTGGCGACGACGCTCCTGCGGGAGCGCGGCATCCGCTACCTCGAGCCATCCGGCGCCTTCTACCTCTGGGTCGACCTGTCGTACGCGACGGAGGGCGATGTCGCCGCCTGGGCCGAACGCTTCCTGATCGAGCGGCGGGTCGCGGTCGCGCCGGGCAGCGCCTTCGGGCGGATGGGCGAGGGCTGGATCAGGGTGTGCGTCGCCGCATCGGAGGCCGACCTCGTCGAAGGGCTGAGCAGGCTGCCCGACCCGCCGCAGCCGGCGACGGCCCCCACGGCGCCGGTCGCCGCGGCGTCGGCCACCGCGGCGCCTGCTGAAGCGGCGCGGACCGAGGCCGCGCGACCCGAGTCCACGCGACCCGAGGTCGCGCGATGA
- the rpsT gene encoding 30S ribosomal protein S20 — MANIKSQIKRIGTNKKAQERNKAVKSELKTALRTTRAAVTAGDKAKAEASYAVAAKKLDKAVSKGVIHKNQASNRKSAIAKQVAAL; from the coding sequence GTGGCAAACATCAAGTCGCAGATCAAGCGCATCGGCACCAACAAGAAGGCGCAGGAGCGCAACAAGGCCGTCAAGAGCGAGCTCAAGACCGCCCTCCGCACCACCCGCGCCGCGGTCACCGCCGGCGACAAGGCCAAGGCCGAGGCGTCGTACGCCGTGGCCGCGAAGAAGCTCGACAAGGCCGTGAGCAAGGGCGTCATCCACAAGAACCAGGCGTCGAACCGCAAGTCGGCCATCGCCAAGCAGGTCGCCGCTCTCTGA
- a CDS encoding nuclear transport factor 2 family protein, with protein sequence MRESDTEPFRAIRDAELSLLTSETRRDATRTAALLADGFVEIGRSGRRWTAPEIVAALAEEPERPAPTTSDWLFNRVAADLVLVTYVIRSDGSESRHSSLWRTDGPVLVFHQGTVVAS encoded by the coding sequence ATGAGGGAGTCCGACACCGAGCCGTTCCGCGCGATCCGAGATGCGGAGCTCTCGCTCCTGACGTCCGAGACGCGGCGGGACGCCACCAGGACGGCCGCTCTGCTCGCCGACGGCTTCGTCGAGATCGGGCGGTCGGGTCGGCGCTGGACGGCACCGGAGATCGTCGCGGCCCTGGCCGAGGAGCCCGAGAGGCCCGCTCCGACGACGTCGGACTGGCTCTTCAATCGCGTCGCGGCGGACCTCGTGCTCGTGACCTACGTCATCCGGAGCGACGGGAGCGAGAGCAGGCACTCGTCGCTCTGGCGGACGGACGGACCGGTGCTGGTGTTCCACCAGGGCACGGTGGTCGCGTCGTGA
- the holA gene encoding DNA polymerase III subunit delta has protein sequence MATSRSRPAPARGSAKSPKSAIPQLSWSEVRPAPVVLITGSEGFLADRAGRILRDLLRAEDPSLEVNDIDAASYAPGELLTLASPSLFQEPRLIRVSAAEKSSDAFLEEALDYLASPADDTYVVIRHAGGVRGKKLLEGIRAASGTAIEIVCAELKKDTERYEFAVAEFKAAGKRVTPGAVRALVSAFTDDLAELSSACSQLIADASDEITEATVERYYAGRVETNAFSVADAAIAGRYGEAMALLRHALASGADPVPIVAAFAMKIRTMAKVAGTRGGSGQLAGQLGLAPWQIDRARRDLSGWTSEGLGQVILALAAADENVKGASRDPVYALETVVATIAARGARP, from the coding sequence ATGGCGACGAGTCGGTCACGCCCCGCGCCCGCGCGGGGCTCGGCGAAGTCGCCGAAGTCGGCCATCCCGCAGCTGAGCTGGAGCGAGGTCCGTCCAGCCCCGGTCGTGCTCATCACCGGGTCCGAGGGGTTCCTCGCCGATCGGGCGGGCCGCATCCTGCGCGACCTGCTCCGGGCCGAGGATCCGAGCCTCGAGGTGAACGACATCGACGCGGCGTCGTACGCCCCGGGCGAGCTGCTGACGCTGGCCAGCCCGTCGCTCTTCCAGGAGCCGCGGCTCATCCGCGTGTCCGCCGCCGAGAAGTCCTCCGATGCGTTCCTCGAGGAGGCCCTCGACTACCTCGCCTCACCGGCCGACGACACCTACGTCGTCATCCGGCACGCGGGCGGCGTGCGGGGCAAGAAGCTCCTCGAGGGGATCCGCGCCGCCTCGGGCACGGCGATCGAGATCGTCTGCGCCGAGCTGAAGAAGGACACCGAGCGCTACGAGTTCGCCGTGGCCGAGTTCAAGGCGGCGGGCAAACGCGTGACCCCCGGCGCCGTGCGCGCGCTCGTCTCCGCCTTCACCGACGACCTCGCCGAGCTGTCCAGCGCCTGCTCGCAGCTCATCGCCGATGCGAGCGACGAGATCACCGAGGCGACCGTCGAGCGCTACTACGCCGGGCGGGTCGAGACCAACGCGTTCTCGGTGGCTGACGCCGCGATCGCGGGCCGGTACGGCGAGGCGATGGCGCTGCTCAGGCACGCCCTCGCCTCCGGGGCCGATCCGGTGCCGATCGTCGCCGCGTTCGCGATGAAGATCCGGACGATGGCGAAGGTCGCAGGCACTCGCGGCGGGTCCGGTCAGCTGGCGGGCCAGCTCGGCCTCGCCCCCTGGCAGATCGACCGCGCCCGCCGTGACCTCTCCGGCTGGACCAGCGAGGGGCTCGGCCAGGTCATCCTGGCGCTCGCCGCCGCCGACGAGAACGTCAAGGGCGCCTCGCGCGATCCGGTCTACGCCCTCGAGACCGTCGTCGCAACGATCGCCGCCCGCGGCGCCCGTCCCTGA